A segment of the Panacibacter ginsenosidivorans genome:
AATGCATACAATAGCAAGACAGCCAAAGACAAGATTGAGTAAGGTGAAAAGGTTTGGGACGACAGACGACAGTCCACGGCTTTCAGGCGATTGAGCTTGCTCCTTTTCTTTCATTTATTTAAAGAATTAATGAGGGATTGAATTTTAATTATAAGATTTTCGTACTTGGTATATTTTTCTGTAAAAACAGTTTGGTCAATGTACTTTCTTTGTTTGGCAAGATATAAGCAACCTATTACTTCCATTGCAGACCTGTTTGCCATAACAAGAAATCTTGAAAATTCTTTATCTGATTGCAAAGTAGAGCCTTCTGTAATATTTAGAACGACAGAATCACTTGCTCTTTTTATTTGAAAAGTAAGAATAAATAATTCATCTTTTGGGAACGCTTTAACCATATCAGAAATTTCTCCCGCAAGTTCAAGTGCAATTTGCCAGATTTTTAATTTTTCAAATTTAAAAGGCATGGTTGATTGTTAGTTAATTTTCTGTCGTCTGTTAGCTGTTGACTGTCGTCTTCTTCATTAGTTGTTCTATCTCTTCTGCTGTTATTGGAATCTTTTTCATAAGATCCTGGTTGCCGTTCTTTGTTATCCAAACATTATTTTCAATACGCACACCCATTTTTTCTTCTTCAATATAAATACCCGGCTCTACTGTAAGTAACATGCCTTGTTTTAAAGGCTCTGTTTTTGTGCCAAGATCATGCACGTCTATACCAAGATGGTGAGATATACCATGATACAAATATTTTCTATAAGCCCTGTTATTCTTGTCTTCATTCTTTACATCAGTTTTATTAAGCAAGCCAGCCTTTAAGAATGTTTGTGTTGCTTCGTCACCAACTTTATCGTGATACGCGAGAATTGTAATACCAGGTTTCAATAAACTTTTTGCATAGTTGTGCAAATGTAAACACGCATTGTAAATTTCTTTTTGCCGTTTGGTGAATTTGCCATTTACAGGCACCGTCCTGGTAAGATCCGCAGTATACCCGCCATAGTTTGCGCCAAAATCCATAAGAATCAATTCGCCGTCTTTACATTCTGAATTATTAGAAATATAATGCAATGTTCTTGCTCTGTCGCCGCTTGCTATAATGCTGCCATAAGCCTCTCCTTTTGCACGGTTGCGAAGAAATTCATGCACAAGTTCTGCCTCTATTTCATGCTCAAATACTCCGGGTTTTATAAATTGCAATAATCTGCGAAATGCTTTTTCCGTTATGTCAATGGCAGTTTGCACTACTTCAATTTCCATTGCAGATTTTATTGCACGCAGGTTGCGCATGATCTTGGCAGACCGCTCATATTTATGCAAAGGATATTTCTGCATCATTTCTTTTGCATAACGGTAATCTCTTGTTTCAAGCGGATTGCCTTTGCGGTCATTCTCATTGGTGTTGAGGTAAATATTATCTGCAAGATGTATCCATGGTTGTAACAGAACGTCCAAACTATCCAGCCATATGATTGTTTCAATGCCTGTCAACTCAGTTGCTTCTTTTGCTCTTAATCTTTTGCCATCCCATTTTTCTTTGAGTTCATTGGGACGCACAAGCACCAACACTTCTCTGTATTTCGGGTCCGGATTATCAGGAAATAAAATAACCATTGTGTCTTCCTGTTCAATGCCGCAAAGCCAATACAGGTCACTGTTTTGCTGAAAACGGTATAATGCATCTCCGTTAGAAGGCACTTCATCATTGCTGTTGAAAATAGCAATGCTGTTGGGTTTCATTTCTTTGATGAACCTTTTGCGGTTCCCGATAAAAATCTTCGGATTAAGTGGCAAGTGTTTCATGCTGACTTATATTAATTGAAGTAAGTACTGCTTATAGTTTTGCAAGATAAAGGAAAGCCCCCATCCCCTAAAGGGGAGTTTTCAAATTTATTTGCACTTACTTTTTTAAAAAATGTTAAGAAAAGATATACAGTACAAGTGAGTGACACAACAGGCGATGCTATGAAAAACAAAAGCCGGTCAGCAAAATCATTTTGCAAAGAACAACGCTTTCAATTCACTTGCATCATCCGGTTTCATTTTTCCGGCAAGAATCAAGCGCAACTGCCGACGGCGCAATGCCCCATCGAATAACTTCTTTTCTTCCTCCGTTTCAGGTATCAGCTGCGGCACTTTACGTGGGTTGCCATTGGGGTCAAGTGCCACGAATGTAAAATACGCTTCGTTGCTTTCGTACTTGTATTGATGCAAATTGTCTTCGCCCCAAACGCGCAAATGTACTTCCATCGACGTGTTGAACGCACGGCTAAGCTTCGCTTCTATGTGTACCACGTTACCCAGTTTGATTGGGTTTTTGAAACTCAGGTTATCAACGCTGGCAGTCATGCTCGGTGCATTACAATGCTTGCCCGCAGCAATACCGGCGGCAATATCCATCCAATACATCAGCCGTCCGCCCATCAGGTTGCCAAACGTGTTCGTATCGTTGGGCAGTACCAGTTCATTCATTACCGTAAAACTTTCAACAGCTTTTTTGCCATCCATGTGTTGCATTTTGCGCAAAGATAAAAGGCTGCTTTGAGTTTTATAGTTTGAGTTTTTTGTGAACCCGGCTGAAGTATTTCAATTAAGCATACTTGCGTCGCACTCTTGTACGCTTTGTTGCTTATGGAGCACATTTGCATATCCGCACATTATCATTAAGTTTGTGTGCTTTTAGTAGAACAACTAATTTTCCCTCTATGTATAAACATGGTCGTTTTATTTATTTGCTGGCGCTTGCCGTTGTCATATTTTCCTGCAAGACCAATATACAAAAACAAGAAGACGTTGCAATTGTAACAAAAGACACTGCAATGATCGATGGGCACCCATCATGGATCATGCAGGGAAATGTGTATGAGGTAAATGTTCGTCAATACACACCGCAAGGAACATTCAAAGCATTTGAACCAAACCTGCAACGCTTGAAAGATATGGGCGTTCAAACATTGTGGTTCATGCCGATCAATCCTATCAGTAAGGTTGACAGGAAAGGTGCATTAGGGAGTTATTATGCGGTTTCAAATTATGATGCTATCAATCCTGAATTTGGAACAATGGATGATTGGAAAGCGCTTGTAAAGAAATGTCATGACATGGGTTTTAAAGTGATCATTGACTGGGTACCAAATCATACGGGAGGAGATCATTACTGGCTGGAACAACATCCTGATTTTTTTGTGAAGGATAGCACTACAGGAAAAGCATTATCACCATTTGACTGGAGTGATACGAGACAACTCGATTATAAAAATCCTGTGCTCCAAGATTCTATGATCAATGCCATGAAATACTGGATTACCAATTCTGATATTGATGGTTTTCGTTGCGATGTTGCATGGAATGTACCTGATGATTTCTGGAAAAAATGTATTCCGCAGTTAAGAGCAATGAAAAATATTTTCATGCTTGCAGAAAGTAATAAAGCTGCTGAGCAGCTAGATGGTTTTGATGCAACATACCCATGGGATGAATTTAATATGATGAAACTGATTGCAAAAGGAGAAAGACCTGCGTTTGCACTGGATAGCGTTGTAAACCACGTGGATTCTGCATTTCCGAAGAATGGCTTATTGCTTTACTTTACCAGTAACCATGATGAAAACAGCTGGAATAAAGCTGATTATAAAACCATGCCCGGAGCATCTCATGCACCATTTGCAGTATTAACACAAACGATGAAAAGATCTGTTCCATTAATATACAGCGGGCAGGAAGAACCATTCCTGGACAGCATTAGTTTCTTTTATAAAGACACGATTACACTTGGCAAATATGGAAGAGCCGATTTTTATAAAACTTTATTGGAGTTAAGAAACAGTAATGCGGCACTAGCAGGTAATGCATCGTTTACGAAAATAAAAACTAATAATGATGCATCAGTATATGCATACCTGAGACAAAAGGGAACAAAAAAAGTATTGGTAATTTTGAACCTCAGTAATAAAGCTGTTGATTGTGTTCTTAATAATAGTATGATCGAAGGAAAAGCTATAAATGTATTTTCTAAACAGGCTGAGGATCTGAAGCGTGGGCAAATATTTAAGTTGAGACCTTGGGATTACTTTGTTTATAGTTATTAATGATTGTTACTATTATTGCTGAATAATGATACGAAAGTACAAGAGTGCGACGCAACGCAGTTTAATTGTACCAAAAAAGTTGGACTCATAAAAGTTATTACTACTCTTATAATAATATTACTGAACCCGGATTTATATTAAAGAAGAATTATGATCTCAAAGAAAACGAAATACGCCATTAACGCACTTGTATATCTTGCAAAAGAAGGAAAAGGTACAGAGCCGATACAGATAAGTAAGATATCTGAGAGTGAAAACATACCACGCAAATTTCTGGAAGCCATTTTATTAGATCTTAAAAATGCGGGAATGCTTAGCAGCCGCAAAGGAAAAACAGGTGGTTATTATTTGCACAAAACACCGGAAGAAATAAATATTGCTGATGTAATGCGCTTGTTTGACGGACCCATAGCATTGCTGCCATGCGTTACACATATGTATTATGAAAGATGTGAGGAATGTAAAGATGAAGCCACTTGCGGCATACGCTCTGTGTTTTTTGATGTAAGAAATGAAACAGTAAATATGTTAAAGCAGGCAACACTTGCAGAAATTATGTCCAGAACCAAAAAACTGGAAAAGACAAAAATTAAAAAATAATAAATAAATTTTTTTGATTTTAATTCCTATTAATTCGATAGGATTTATATATTTGAAAAAAATTCTAATATGAATCTGAAACTAACACCAAAACTCATCCTGGGAACAACTCTGATCTTAATAGCGCATATTTTATCTGCGCAAACAGCAGACACATTGAAAACAGCCTTTACCACTGCGGATTCTTTGAAGATCGCAGCAAAAAATGATTCACTTAAAGCAGCAAATAAACCTAATTCGTTAACTATTTCTGTAGACATGCGCACACGAACAGAAATAAGACATGGTTATCGCGTAATTCCTACGCAAGACACCACTGCTGCTTTCTTTACCAATCAACGTACAAGGTTAAATTTCGATTTTAAAACAAAGAGATTTGATCTTTATGCATCGCTGCAAGACACAAGAGTTTGGGGTCAGCAAGACCCGCGTGAAGGACAAGGCGCTGTTACAACAACAGAAGCAACAACCTATCCTTTGTACATGTTTGAAATATATGCAGAGCCACATTTTTCAGATAAATTCTCTGTAAGAATTGGTCGTCAAAGGCTCATCTATGACAATCAAAGATTATATGCAGAAAATGACTGGCGCTTACCTGGAAACTCTCACGATGCGATAAGATTTATCTACAACAACAAGATCAATTTTACGAACGAGCTTACTGTTGCATATAACCAATATGGCGAAAACAATTTTACTTCAAACTATAAGCCTGTAGGCTTTTCAAACTATAAAGCACTTGTAGTAGATTATCTTAATTGGAAGCTGAGTAAAACCTGGAATTTTCTTACCATCAATACTGCAGATGGTTACCAAAGTTCAGTTGCCTCTGACTATAAAACAACTTACATGCGTTTCACTACCGGTGGACGTTTGGAATACTCATCTTACAAATGGTACCTTACTATGAGTGGCTACTACCAATTTGGTAAAGACTCTTCGGGTAAAAAATTATCAGCATATTACTTACAACCAGAAATAAAATATTCCGGTATAAAAAACTTGTCTATCCGTTTAGGTGTGGAATATGTGAGCGGTCAGGATACGCTTAATTCAAAAGACAACAACTTTGTTCCTTTGTATGGCGTTGCTCACCGTTTCATGGGTAATATGGATTTCTTCACAACGTTCCCTTCAGATCTTAACAACGGCGGTTTAATAAATCCTTACTTGTTCTTCCAGTATCAGAACAAGAAACTTACGCTTCGCATGGAAAACCATCTCTTTTATTCCCAATCAAATGCAGCATTCAAAGGTAAAGGAGATCTTGATCATTACCTTGGTTTTGAAAACGACTGGCGCATAAACTATAAGGTTATGCCAATGTTCGAAATTGAATCAGGTTTCTGTTGGGCTGTAGTTACAAAATCTATGACGGTAATTAAAAAAAGCGGAGATACAAAAGCATTTCCATATTGGTATTATCTCAGTCTGAAGTTCACACCAACAATAGGAAAATTCACTTTCTAAAATAAACGAGTAAATTTTTTGTTACCCGGCAAAAGTATTTCATGGCGGCATCGTTGCGTCGCACACTTGTACTGATGTAAAAAAATGCAACCAGGAAATACAACCGCTAAAACAATTTTAAACAATCAACAACACAACAATTACTTTATGAAACAGAGAATATTTATTTTATTAACAGCTATAGCACTTGGTGTTACAACATTTTCAGGAAAGCCTGGTGGTTCACCTAATCCTGATCCGTCAGTAACAACAGTTTCTATTTCATTCTCAGGTGCTTTTGCTTTGTATCCATTAGTACAAACATGGGCAGCAGAATATAACAAAACACATCCCGATATCCGCTTCGATATTCAAGCAGGCGGTGCTGGTAAAGGTTTAACAGATTGCCTTGCTGGTGCAGTAGATGTAGGGATGTTCTCAAGAGAATTAACTGATGCAGAAAAAGCAAAAGGTGTATGGACATTGGCACTTTGCCGCGATGCAGTTCTTCCTACGTATAATGCAAAAAATGCTAATGCAAAGAGCATCCAGATCCGTGGTGTAAAGAGAGCAGAGTTCAATTCAATTTTTGCAGATCATACAATCACTACGTGGGAGCAATTATTAGGAACTACTTCTAAAAGCCCACACAAAATAAATGTGTACACAAGAGCAGATGCTGCTGGTGCTGCTGATTCATGGGCAGCATTCTTTGGAAAGAAACAGGAAAATTTAAAAGGTCTTGGTGTATCAGGAGATCCTGGTGTTGCAGATGCAGTACGCAAAGACCTTAATGCTATTGGTTATAACAATACATTATTTGTTTACGATCCAAAAACAGGAAAAAAATTACCTGGCATTGATGTAGTTCCAATTGATGTAAATGGTAATGGTACTATTGATCCGGATGAAAATTTCTATGACAACCTGCGCATCTTTTTAAAAGCAGTGAATGATGGAAAATATCCTTCACCTCCTGCAAGAAATTTGTATTTCATTACCAAAGGCAAAACAAACAATAAAGACATTCTTGATTTCTTTAAATGGGTATTAACAGATGGGCAGCAGTTTGTAAGCGTTGCGGGATATGTTGCTTTACCAAAAGGAACAGTACAGGATCAGATCAAAAAATTAGGCAAATAGTTCTCATAAGCAAGCAGTATAGTTTTCATTAAGGAGCACCTGGTTTTCGTAATAAAAATTTAAGCCATAAAAATTGGGTAGTAGTTTGAAAAGGTATAATTTTAATTCCTACTTTACTTATAGGATATATAGATAAAGTAGGGCATAGAATTAAAACTCAAAAACTATAATTTATGAAAATCAGGTCCCTTTTAATCCAGCTCTTTACATCAGCAATTTTGTTAGGCTCGTGTTCAAACGGCGGTAGTGAAACCACTAGCAATAATGAGAACATTTCTATTTCTTTTTCCGGTGCTTTTGCGTTGTATCCGTTAGCTCAAAAATGGGCATCCGAATATAATAAAACACATCCTAATGTTCGCCTGAACATACAGGCTGGCGGGGCAGGAAAAGGTTTGACGGATTGTTTATCAGGCACGGTAGATGTTGGCATGTTCTCAAGAGGAATTACTGATGCGGAAAAAGCAAAAGGTGTATGGTGGATATCTCTTTGTAAGGATGCCGTTTTACCAACATTAAATGCATCAAACCCTTACATAGACAGCATTAAAGCCAGAGGCATAAAGAAAGAAGAATTCAAATCCATCTTTATCGATCAGCGTCCAAGAACATGGGACAGTTTATTGAATATTAAGAATGGAAGCAAACAAAAGATCGCAGTTTATACAAGAGCAGATGCAGCAGGCGCAGCAGATTCATGGGCATCATTCTTTGGCAAGAAACAGGAGAATTTAAAAGGCATTGGTGCATCAGGCGATCCAGGTGTTGCAGACGCTGTCAAGAAAGATAAAGGTGGTATTGGTTACAATAACACGCTCTTTGTTTATGATAATGTTTCCGGCAAAAAAAATCCGGGAATTGAAGTAGTGCCGATCGATGTAAATGGTAATGGCAAAATAGATGCAGATGAAAATGTGTATGCCGATTTAAATACATTTCTTGATGCAGTAAACACAGGAAAATTTCCTGCGCCGCCAGCAAGAGATCTTTATTTTATTACAAAAGGAAAAACATCCAATAAAGCAATTCTTGAATTCTTCAAATGGGTGTTAACTGACGGGCAGACGATGGTGAGAGAAGCTGGTTATGTGCCTTTGCCTGCAGACGTAATCAATGAACAATTAAAAAAATTAGAACAGTAAAAATATTTAACTGGGCGATTTGGGGGTTTAAGGTGATGTATGTTTCCAAGGCCGGTATAATCCTATTCACGGTCTCATGAAAGCTGAAGAAGATAAATATGTTCCAAACTAAAGTATTTCATGGCATCGCCTCTTGCGTCGCACTCTTGTGCTATTGGGGGTAATAAGCAACTAAGTGTGCGGCGCATTTTTTAAAATAAAATCAAATGTGTTGCGCAGTGATTCAACAGTACAAGTGAGTGACACAACAAAAGCTTAATAGCAGCAATGCAGTTAAGTAAAAAATAAAATATCCTGTACCAATAAAAACTAAACTAGAACTTAAAACATAAGAACTATGACTAAACGCAAATTCATTGATGGCTTATCCTCGAAATGGATGGTCGTCTGTCTCTGTTTCTTTTTGCTCTTACCATTGGCAATAGGAGCAGGACTTGTTTTCAAATCGATGGGCTTATTTGATGGACGCTCTATCGGCGCTCTGATCTTTTCATCAGACTGGTCGCCCTCTGAAGGTAAGTTTGGATTCTGGCCTTTTATATTGAGCTCTTTGTGGGTAACCGTGGTGGCATTAAGTATTTCAATTCCATTTTGTTTACTCGCATCAATTTATCTTACACAGTTTGCACCAAGATGGTTTTTGAATTTTATGCGTCCTGTTATTGATATACTTGCAGGTATTCCTTCTGTTGTATATGGCGTGTGGGGAGTGCTTGTAATTGTACCACTTGTAAGTGATAAGATAGCACCATTCTTTGGTACAGAATCTCTTGGTTATAGCATTCTTGCAGGCGCATTG
Coding sequences within it:
- a CDS encoding acyl-CoA thioesterase; the encoded protein is MDGKKAVESFTVMNELVLPNDTNTFGNLMGGRLMYWMDIAAGIAAGKHCNAPSMTASVDNLSFKNPIKLGNVVHIEAKLSRAFNTSMEVHLRVWGEDNLHQYKYESNEAYFTFVALDPNGNPRKVPQLIPETEEEKKLFDGALRRRQLRLILAGKMKPDDASELKALFFAK
- a CDS encoding PstS family phosphate ABC transporter substrate-binding protein produces the protein MKQRIFILLTAIALGVTTFSGKPGGSPNPDPSVTTVSISFSGAFALYPLVQTWAAEYNKTHPDIRFDIQAGGAGKGLTDCLAGAVDVGMFSRELTDAEKAKGVWTLALCRDAVLPTYNAKNANAKSIQIRGVKRAEFNSIFADHTITTWEQLLGTTSKSPHKINVYTRADAAGAADSWAAFFGKKQENLKGLGVSGDPGVADAVRKDLNAIGYNNTLFVYDPKTGKKLPGIDVVPIDVNGNGTIDPDENFYDNLRIFLKAVNDGKYPSPPARNLYFITKGKTNNKDILDFFKWVLTDGQQFVSVAGYVALPKGTVQDQIKKLGK
- a CDS encoding alginate export family protein, which produces MNLKLTPKLILGTTLILIAHILSAQTADTLKTAFTTADSLKIAAKNDSLKAANKPNSLTISVDMRTRTEIRHGYRVIPTQDTTAAFFTNQRTRLNFDFKTKRFDLYASLQDTRVWGQQDPREGQGAVTTTEATTYPLYMFEIYAEPHFSDKFSVRIGRQRLIYDNQRLYAENDWRLPGNSHDAIRFIYNNKINFTNELTVAYNQYGENNFTSNYKPVGFSNYKALVVDYLNWKLSKTWNFLTINTADGYQSSVASDYKTTYMRFTTGGRLEYSSYKWYLTMSGYYQFGKDSSGKKLSAYYLQPEIKYSGIKNLSIRLGVEYVSGQDTLNSKDNNFVPLYGVAHRFMGNMDFFTTFPSDLNNGGLINPYLFFQYQNKKLTLRMENHLFYSQSNAAFKGKGDLDHYLGFENDWRINYKVMPMFEIESGFCWAVVTKSMTVIKKSGDTKAFPYWYYLSLKFTPTIGKFTF
- a CDS encoding RrF2 family transcriptional regulator; the protein is MISKKTKYAINALVYLAKEGKGTEPIQISKISESENIPRKFLEAILLDLKNAGMLSSRKGKTGGYYLHKTPEEINIADVMRLFDGPIALLPCVTHMYYERCEECKDEATCGIRSVFFDVRNETVNMLKQATLAEIMSRTKKLEKTKIKK
- a CDS encoding aminopeptidase P family protein, which gives rise to MKHLPLNPKIFIGNRKRFIKEMKPNSIAIFNSNDEVPSNGDALYRFQQNSDLYWLCGIEQEDTMVILFPDNPDPKYREVLVLVRPNELKEKWDGKRLRAKEATELTGIETIIWLDSLDVLLQPWIHLADNIYLNTNENDRKGNPLETRDYRYAKEMMQKYPLHKYERSAKIMRNLRAIKSAMEIEVVQTAIDITEKAFRRLLQFIKPGVFEHEIEAELVHEFLRNRAKGEAYGSIIASGDRARTLHYISNNSECKDGELILMDFGANYGGYTADLTRTVPVNGKFTKRQKEIYNACLHLHNYAKSLLKPGITILAYHDKVGDEATQTFLKAGLLNKTDVKNEDKNNRAYRKYLYHGISHHLGIDVHDLGTKTEPLKQGMLLTVEPGIYIEEEKMGVRIENNVWITKNGNQDLMKKIPITAEEIEQLMKKTTVNS
- a CDS encoding four helix bundle protein, with the translated sequence MPFKFEKLKIWQIALELAGEISDMVKAFPKDELFILTFQIKRASDSVVLNITEGSTLQSDKEFSRFLVMANRSAMEVIGCLYLAKQRKYIDQTVFTEKYTKYENLIIKIQSLINSLNK
- a CDS encoding alpha-amylase family glycosyl hydrolase, whose amino-acid sequence is MYKHGRFIYLLALAVVIFSCKTNIQKQEDVAIVTKDTAMIDGHPSWIMQGNVYEVNVRQYTPQGTFKAFEPNLQRLKDMGVQTLWFMPINPISKVDRKGALGSYYAVSNYDAINPEFGTMDDWKALVKKCHDMGFKVIIDWVPNHTGGDHYWLEQHPDFFVKDSTTGKALSPFDWSDTRQLDYKNPVLQDSMINAMKYWITNSDIDGFRCDVAWNVPDDFWKKCIPQLRAMKNIFMLAESNKAAEQLDGFDATYPWDEFNMMKLIAKGERPAFALDSVVNHVDSAFPKNGLLLYFTSNHDENSWNKADYKTMPGASHAPFAVLTQTMKRSVPLIYSGQEEPFLDSISFFYKDTITLGKYGRADFYKTLLELRNSNAALAGNASFTKIKTNNDASVYAYLRQKGTKKVLVILNLSNKAVDCVLNNSMIEGKAINVFSKQAEDLKRGQIFKLRPWDYFVYSY
- a CDS encoding PstS family phosphate ABC transporter substrate-binding protein — encoded protein: MKIRSLLIQLFTSAILLGSCSNGGSETTSNNENISISFSGAFALYPLAQKWASEYNKTHPNVRLNIQAGGAGKGLTDCLSGTVDVGMFSRGITDAEKAKGVWWISLCKDAVLPTLNASNPYIDSIKARGIKKEEFKSIFIDQRPRTWDSLLNIKNGSKQKIAVYTRADAAGAADSWASFFGKKQENLKGIGASGDPGVADAVKKDKGGIGYNNTLFVYDNVSGKKNPGIEVVPIDVNGNGKIDADENVYADLNTFLDAVNTGKFPAPPARDLYFITKGKTSNKAILEFFKWVLTDGQTMVREAGYVPLPADVINEQLKKLEQ
- the pstC gene encoding phosphate ABC transporter permease subunit PstC; amino-acid sequence: MTKRKFIDGLSSKWMVVCLCFFLLLPLAIGAGLVFKSMGLFDGRSIGALIFSSDWSPSEGKFGFWPFILSSLWVTVVALSISIPFCLLASIYLTQFAPRWFLNFMRPVIDILAGIPSVVYGVWGVLVIVPLVSDKIAPFFGTESLGYSILAGALVLAVMSIPYILNMLLEVFRQIPIELGEASLSLGSTKWEMIKHIFLRKGATGIISAFGLGFSKALGETIAVMMVIGNVVQIPSSVFDAGYPLPALVANNYGEMMSIPSYDSALMFGSLLLFVIIITINVLFRYLIYKSEAL